A single region of the Mus caroli chromosome 16, CAROLI_EIJ_v1.1, whole genome shotgun sequence genome encodes:
- the LOC110311700 gene encoding coiled-coil domain-containing protein 74A-like, giving the protein MSGAGLAAGARPLSSAAPGSRGAARLRPRPPAGLQHAGTQPPPLGFSEAQKRILDLEKSLQFLQQQHSETLVKLHEEIEHLKRENKDLHYKLIMNEKPQKKGSISTWSLHSGKSTSNSTMSANSQGKTRPQPSSFKKQELKSEALQKTDLEEQSLSSAALSHSSKLDRVPGAQGQAKDEDAEPSNSGATLVGGSHGRQGTGMAPLMSLPPHLRKPTTVQQCEVVIRQLWNANLLQAQELRHLKSLLEGNQRPKAAAEEAGLGSPKDQDSMQFPKVTSKSLSKKCLILSPMPAAERGILPALKQSLKNNFAERQKRLQVVQSRRLHRSVLLSRRPGARPSSLDSGSHQPYFAATRNSKTDRTHDR; this is encoded by the exons ATGAGCGGGGCCGGGCTGGCGGCCGGGGCTCGGCCCCTCAGCTCCGCGGCCCCAGGCTCCCGGGGTGCGGCCCGCCTACGCCCGCGCCCTCCCGCCGGCCTGCAGCACGCGGGGACGCAGCCGCCTCCGCTCGGGTTCAGCGAAGCACAGAAGCGGATCCTGGACCTGGAAAAGAGCCTGCAGTTCCTACAGCAGCAGCACTCGGAGACGCTAGTCAAACTCCACGAGGAGATCGAGCACCTGAAGCGGGAGAATAAGG ATCTCCACTACAAGCTAATCATGAATGAGAAGCCTCAGAAAAAAG GCAGCATCTCCACATGGAGCCTTCACTCTGGCAAGTCCACCTCCAATTCCACGATGTCCG CCAACTCTCAAGGCAAGACCAGGCCCCAGCCCAGCTCCTTCAAGAAACAAGAGCTGAAGTCTGAAGCCCTCCAAAAGACagacctggaagagcagtcactcaGCAGTGCTGCCCTGTCCCACAGCAGCAAGCTGGACAGAGTCCCTGGGGCTCAGGGACAGGCCAA AGACGAGGATGCAGAGCCCTCTAATTCAGGGGCCACGTTGGTGGGGGGCAGCCATGGCCGGCAAGGGACAGGGATGGCCCCCTTAATGAGCCTGCCCCCGCACCTGCGCAAGCCCACCACAGTGCAGCAGTGTGAGGTGGTCATCCGTCAGCTGTGGAACGCCAACCTCCTGCAGGCCCAGGAG CTACGGCACCTCAAGTCACTCCTGGAAGGGAACCAAAGGCCCAAAGCTGCAGCTgaggaggctgggctgggctctccAAA GGACCAGGACTCCATGCAGTTTCCCAAGGTCACCTCCAAGAGCCTTAGTAAGAAGTG CCTAATTCTGAGCCCAATGCCTGCTGCAGAGCGCGGCATCCTGCCTGCATTGAAACAGAGCCTGAAGAACAACTTTGCTGAGCGGCAGAAAAGGCTGCAAGTCGTGCAGAGCCGCCGCCTGCACCGCTCTGTGCTGCTGAGCCGGCGCCCTGGAGCCCGGCCATCCTCTCTTGATAGTGGCTCACACCAACCCTATTTCGCAGCCACACGCAATTCCAAAACAGACAGAACCCACGacagataa